DNA sequence from the Candidatus Fluviicola riflensis genome:
CCGGGTAAAAGAATACCGCAACGGTGTGCAGATCTCTTCCACTACCCGCGACTTTCTGTTCCGAGTGGTGAATTGTATTGTGGAATTACAAGCGGTTGTTACCGACCAGGAAAATTCTCCCGGATTTGTTTCGTACTGCCAGGGATTGACTTTTACGTTTGATAACCAAAGCTGGGGCGGACAAAGTTACGCCTGGGATTTTGGTGTTGCGGGCATCACAACTGATGTCAGCACTGCGTTTGAACCGACTTACACTTTTCCTGCTCCTGGAACGTATAATATTACATTGATTGTGAATCCGGGATGGCCGTGCAGCGATACAACCGTGATGCCATTTATTTTTAACAATCCGCTGGAAGTTGATTTCACCCACGACGATTCACTTTGTTTCATAGACAATTCGGTTGATTTTGCCGGGCAAATTCTGGCAGGAAGCCCTAATGCAACCCTTACGTGGGATTTCGGTCCGAATGCTTCCATTCCTTCTGCAACCGGCACCAATGTAAACGACGTGCATTTTAATGTAGGTGGTTCTCACCCGGTAAAACTGGTTGGTACGTTTGGAATTTGTTCCGATTCGATTACACACCCCGTATTCATTTTACCAGAACCTATCGCAGCATTTAACCTGCCGGTGAATTATGAATGTAACGGACTCACGCACACCTTTGACAATGCTTCTCAGGGTTCGACGAGCTATGAATGGGATTTTGGCGTTGTGGGAATTACCACGGATGTCAGCACTGATTTTGAACCGACGTTTACGTTTCCAACTTCGGGAACGTATATTGTTACGCTGATTTCTTCCGTTTCGGCAGGATGTTCGGATACGATCCAGCAATCATTTACGGTTTATGAACCGCTCAGCGCGGCGTTTACACACAATGATTCACTGTGTATTACCAACAACAGTTTCAACTTTGTGGGTGATGTAAGCGGTCCTTCGATCACAACGTATTCCTGGAATTTCGGCCCGAATGCCAATCCGTCAACCGCAACAACGCTGGATGTTTCGAATGTGGTTTACAACCAGGCAGGGCAATTCAACGTGACACTTACCGCAAGTTTCCTTCAATGCAGTGAAACCGCAAGTTCAACGGTATTTGTTTTCCGGGAACCGACCATCAATTTTGGCTTGGTGAATGGCTTGCAATGCGTTCCGTTCCCGGCACAGTTTATTGATTCATGTACGTCTGACACACCATTATTTTACTTGTGGGATTTCGGTGATGGTAGTACTTCCACGCTTGCCAATCCGATGCACGTGTATACCGAACCGGGACAATATCCGGTGACGCTGCAGGTTCATACACTCGAGGGCTGCGTTACAACGCTTGTGCTCACACGCAACGACCTCATCAATGTGCATCCGCTACCGGTTTCTGCTTTCACGTTAAATCCACCGACGACCGATATTTGTCATTCGGAGATTTCTTTTACCGATCAGTCGCAGGGCGCTATTTCGGTGTGGTATAATTTCGATGATACGAACGAAACCATTAAAGAATCGCCGACTTCTGACCTGGATGATCCTGTGTATCTGTACCTAACTTCGGGAACACATTACCCGGTGCAGATTGCGACCAATGAGTTTGGCTGTAAGGATACAAGCCATCAGCAAGTGATCATTGAGCCGTTTACGGTGTACATTCCGAATGCGTTTACCCCGGATGGCAACGATTACAACAACACGTTCTACGCCAAATCGTACCTCGATGCTTCAGAATGGGAAATGCGCATTTTCAACCGCTGGGGCGAATTATTGTTTACTTCTCACGACCAGTATGAAGAATGGGACGGTAAATACAAAGGCGAACTGGTTCCTTCTGGTGTTTATACCTATGTGGTGAAATACATGCCTTGTTCGGTGTGGGAAGGTGAACAAAAACTGACCGGACACGTGAATGTTTTACGGTAGTTTTTTGAGTTTCCAAACTCATGAAACTTAATCAACTTAAAAACTCACTCATCCTGCCAGCTAAGTCCAACGATATTGTTCATTTCAGTATAATACGCATTGGCCGTCGTGATTCGTTTAATGAATCCCTTTTTATCGATTCGTATTTTCACTTCATCTTCTTTCTCCAGTTTACCGTGAACCATTCTCGGTTCTGCTTCAAAATCGATCAAATTAAATGTTCGTTTTGAACCGGAAGGCACAATCCATTCATTGACCAGGATTTTTCTTTTAGAATGGTATTCCCATAAGTTAACAAAAACGCGTTCATTCAACAACAACTCTGCTCCGTTTCCGATGGAATCTTTAATGTACGTATGCTGTATAGAATCTGTTTTTGTGAGATAATATCCTACTCTTTCACTGCAATTCTCTGTTAAATTCAAATAACGTTGATAACTGGCACTATCCTTTCCGTTATGCAAAGTCCACCATTCAGCTATCTTGTCATTTGAATCCAAACGCACAATATTTCTTTTGGAAGTAGATTTTCCACGGTTCACCACAATCGTATCTTTCACCAAATATCCCGATGAATCTTCATAACCTGACCAATCCCAATCGGTATATCGATCTTTAAATACATAACAGGCAGTTAATCTATTTCCTCTTTTGAGATACAATTGATTACTGGAAATTTTCACACTTGATTCCACCACTTTTTCGCGGTAAATTGAATCGTTCAATTTCTCATAACTGTAAACGACATAGTCTCCATGGTCGTCCGTGATTCCCAACCGAAGTTTTTTACCCGGTTGTTCATTCAGTACCAGCTGTTGTTGCAGCGCCCATTCTGTGATCAGGGACTTACTCAGACTTGGATGGGAATCGTCTTGTGCGAAAACACTGACAAGGCATTCAGTAAGGCAGAGGAGCAAAAAACAGATTCGAATCATGGTATGAGGATGAAAATATTGCTGAAATTAGAAATGGATTTTATGATTACAACCCAAAATAAGTTAAGAAGTTACGTGAGTTGAACAGTTGAGCCGTTTTTATGTTTTGTAAGTTCACTCAATTAACTTAAAAAAAACTCAATTAAACTTACTCGCCATCGTCCAGCCCAGAACTGTTGCGCGCTGTTTCGCCAATTCGGCTTTTTCGCCTTCGAATAACTGATCCACGGTTTCATGGAACAATTTCACCCAGTGATCAAACAATACTTTGTTCAGCTTCATGCTAGCGTGTTTTTCCGTAACATTGGTTGTATAACCAGGTCCATCCAGCAAGACAAAACTCCAGAAATGCACCATTTTCGGTAAATGTTCCACAAAATTGAGGTGCGCGAAAAACGGCGCGAGTTGTTCGTCTTTGAGAATCGCCGTGTAAAAGGTGTCTACCAATAATTCGATGTCTTTTATCTTTTCTATTGCTTTCATCCCTTGAATTTGCTCAAAAATAGACATAACTGTGCAGGAAATTTCTGATAAGAATCAGTTTTAGGTTTACCTTTTTCAACTTTCGGGTAATCTGTGGCTACTAACGTTAGTTTCTTTTAAAAAGACCGGTTCTCTTGATTCCGGAAGCGGAATCCTTATACCTCACCCATGTTAAGTTATAAACTTATATTTGCAGCCAGGTATGAAATATATACTTTGTATTTTTTTTATCGGTTTATTTTATGCGGTTGCTTTCTCAGGCCTTTCTCCCAAAAATCAGAAGGCAATTGATTCCTTATATCCGATTGCAACCAATATTGAAAATCCTGTTGAAAGCAGGTTGGGAGCATACAACAGGTGTTGTTGGTTGTCAGCCTACCAGGATTACAATCTTTGCCTGAAAATTAGTTCTGAGTATTACGACCTGACAGTAAAATACCAGAATGTTGAACGGCAGATTACAGCGCTCCATTTTAAAGGTTACGCCTGTATGATGTTGGGCGAATTGGATTTATCCGAAAGTTGCTTTGAGCTGGCATTAAACCTGGCCAGGCAACACAACCTAAGTTATAAGACAGCTGAAGCCTATGGCGATTTAGGTAACCTGATGGTCAAAAAAGGTGATGTGAAATTAGCGCTGAAATATCATTTGCTGAGCGATAGCATTGCTGAAAAGCACAATCTAAACGTGCCCAGAGCCAGGGCAAAGATAAATCTCGGAGAAATTTACGAGAATAAAGGCCAGTACAAAAAAAGCCTCCATCTCTTTAAAGTTGCCTTGGCTATTTGCGAAAAGAACGCTCTCGGAGGATACAAATCTTCGATCCATGAAAAATTGGGGGATGTTAATTGTTCGATAAAGGAATTCGATAAAGCAATGGAAGAGTATCATATATCTCTTTATTTATCGAAAAAAATAACCAATGTAAACCGTCAGATAAGTGCCATGCAGAAATTAGGAAACCTGCATTTTGATTTGGCTCATTTGGATAGTGCATTGATTTACTTTCAAAAAGCCATTGATCTTTCCCGGAAAAATGAAATAATGGATTATGAGGCTTCACTTCTGACTTCGTATGCGCGTTATTTCATGGCGAAAGGTGATTTGAATGAGGCACGAATTAAAATTGAGGAATCGATTCATTTGTTCAACGCCAGTGAGTTATATATAGGCAGAGATCAGGCTTATTTCTATGCAGGGGAAATTTATTACAAATTAAAATTGCAACCCCTGAGCAATAAAGCCTTGCTTCATAGTTTCGAGCTTGCTGAAAAATCAGGAAACCTGTTGATTAAGGAAAAATCGTGTAAACTATTGGCTCAACTGTATAAAGACATCGGAGAATACGAAAAATCGGTTGAATTTTATGAAAAGTATATTTCTTATAAAGATCAACGAAGAGGACAGGATGAAGTAAATGAAGTCCTGAAGTTTAATATTCAATCTGAATTTCTCCAAATCAATCTTACAGACAGTCTCAACAGGCAAAAGGAAGTGGAATTACTGAACCTGGAACATGAACGGTTTAAAGAAGGCGAAAGCACAAAATCCATCCTTTTTTACATCGGGATTGGTGTATTGCTACTTGTTTTGGCATTCACCATCTATTCCTTGCTGATCAGAAGAAAACGCGCCTTTGAGTTAAAGCATAAAAACACCATCATAACGGAAGCGCTTCATACCAAAGAGATTCTGCTCAAAGAAGTTCACCATCGGGTGAAGAATAATATGCAGGTAGTATCGTCTTTACTGATGCTTAAATCGAGAAGCACGACCGATGAATCAGCCAAATCGGCTTTAATAGACAGTCAAAAGCGGATCGATTCCATGCTGCTCGCACATCAGAAAATGTACCGGAACAACAATTTCGAGGAAATTGAAATCACGGAGTATGCTCTTGATATCTTTAAGATGCTGCTCGACCCGGTAGAAGGAAAAGACGACGTGTTTAAGATTGAGGGCGCTAAACATGTTTTATTGAAAGTCGAAAAAGCACAGGTACTTGGATTCGTCATTCACGAGCTCGTGACAAATAGTATCAAATATGCCTGGCCGGATAACCGATTAAAATCGATTGTTCTTTCCTTTGAAGAAACAGAAAACGAGGTCTGTCTTCATTATGCCGATAATGGCATTGGATTATCGAATGATATTGATCTTACGTCCATCAAATCATTTGGACTGAAAATGATCCATTCCCTCATCAGGAATCAGCTGGGAGGAACAATTGAACTGGAAAAAAGAGAAGGATTAATGATGAAAATAACATTCGCAAAATGAGCCAACGAAAAATAGTCATTGTGGAGGATGATGTTTTTATTGCAGAACAGCTCAACGCCATTTTGACCGATCTTGGATACCTGGTAACCGGCATGGCTACTTCCAAAGAAACAGCTCTTGAGATCATTGATCAGCATCCTCCCGACATGGTGCTGTTGGATATTAAAATGCATGGTGCCAACCAGGGCTTCGGAATAGCACACCATTTAAATCAACATTCGAAAATACCGTTCATTTTTGTTACTTCCTTCTCTGATAATAACACTGTTGCCGAAGCGTCTTTATTGAAACCTTTAGCCTATATCGTAAAACCGTTCAATGAAAGAGACATCTACACTACCCTGGAAATTGCATTTTCAAATCGCACCAAACAGCAACAGTTTCTGACACTCAATTCCGATGATGGCAGGTTCAATATTCCTCTCATGGATATTCTTTGGATCAAAGCCGATGATAAGTACCTGGAAATACAAACTGCCGCTAAAAAACACTTGCATCGCTCTACCTTGAGTGAGGTATCGAATTTATTGAACCCTCACACATTCTGCCGGGTTCATCGATCCTACATTATCAACTTGAATCACGTTACTTATTTTAAGGGAAGTCGCCTCAAAATAGAGCAATTTGAAATTCCTGTTTCCCGTTCTTTTCTTGCGGAGTTTAAATCGAAATTCGAACAACTTTAAGCACCTGTTTCAATTTGTACCGAATCGTTTTCTGTTAAATCTGAGTTGTTGAATCGCACAACAAATCCGATCATTTTTTCCCCCTTAACATGTCATTCACGCCGCCAAAAATGCAGCTCACGACATTTTTCTTTTCGTTACTGAACTATTCGTTAATGTTGCCGCGAACATTAATAAAAAAGTACAATGAGGAAACACGTATTGACTTGTTGTTCAATCTTTGTTCTTATTGCTGCGAATGCCCAGGAAGTCGTTTCGACCCAGGGAGATTCTTATTCAAACGCAAGCGGAAACATCGATTTTACAATAGGTGAGGTGGTCATTAACACTGCCTCAAACGGGAGTAATGATCTTACACAAGGATTTCATCAAACTAACTGGAACTTTTTAGGAACTGAGGATCATGATCCGGCTTATGAAGTAACCATTTTTCCTAACCCGACACAAGATCAGTTGAATATCAGAACCAACTCTTTCGAGAATGTGATCTGCTCTTTTTATGATGCAGAGGGGAAACTCGTTTTGCAGAGCAATCTTACTGCAGAACAAACTTCTATTCCGGTAAGCCAATTGGCTACGGGAAGCTATTCGCTGATCTTAAACAATGGAACACAAAACATCAAAACGATTAAACTTATTAAAACGCATTAGTAATGAAAAAATTAATAGTATCGCTTATTGCCATCACAACAATCTCATTAAGCTCACTTGCTCAGGCACCCGAAGGTTTTAAATACCAAGCGGTTGTCAGAGATGCGGCAAATATCATTTTAGACAACCAGGCAGTTGGTATGCGCATGACGATCCAACAGGGAAGTATCGGTGGTACGGCTGTTTATACCGAAACATTTACTGCAACCACAAACGCTTACGGGTTGGTGAACCTTGAAATCGGAACAGGTGTTAGTGCAGATGATTTAGCAACGATAGATTGGTCAAACGGACCTTACTTTATCGAAACGGCTATTGACGTAGCAGGTGGTGTTTCATACGTAGTAATGGGAACCAGTGAATTACTAAGTGTTCCTTATGCTTTGTACGCAAAAACGGCAGAAAACGTTTTGAATGATCAGGTAGATGATGCTGATGCTGATCCTGCAAATGAAATTCAGGACATTACATTGACCGGAACCAATCTTGCGATCTCTGACGGATCTACCATTGACTTATCTGTTATCGATACACAACTGGATGAAACTGCGGTTGATGCGTTTGTAGCAAACAACGGTTATATCACTAATCCGGATGATGCAGATGCTGATCCTGCAAATGAAATTCAGGACATCACATTGACCGGAACCAATCTTACGATCTCTGACGGATCTACAATTGACTTATCTGTTATCGATACACAACTGGATGAAACTGCAGTTGATGCGTTTGTAGCAAACAACGGTTATATCACCAATCCGGATGATGCAGATGCTGATCCTGCAAATGAAATCCAGGACATTTCGTTGGCTGGAACAAACCTTACGATCTCTGATGGTTCTACAATTGACTTGTCGGTGATTGACACGCAATTGGATGAAACTGCGGTTGATGCGTTTGTAGCAAACAACGGTTATATTACCAATCCGGATGATGCAGATGCTGATCCTGCAAATGAAATCCAGGACATTTCGTTGGCTGGAACAAACCTTACGATCTCCAGTGGGGCTACACTAGATTTATCCGGTATTAATGCTCCGGTTGATTATGAAACGTTTGCTGTTGCCACCGGCGAAAACTGGATTGATGGTAAACCCATCTATAAACGTACGTTTGTAAAAAGCGGAACTGAATTCCCGAATTGGTCACTCATGTCTGGGGCTTTTTATGAAACAATCATTGACTATGAATGCAAAGTCATTGGTACGAATCCAACACCCGCAATGACCATTATTAATAGTCCGTACGTTATTTTAAGTACAGATTATCCGGGATCAGGAGGCTGGTTGGTTTTGTCAAACATTAACCAGGCTCAAAATATACTAGTAGGTTCTACGATAACCGTTTATTACACAATACCATAATCGCAATACTAAATCAATTCACGTTAGTTAGCAGTACGGGGGGAAGGTTACTTCTCCCCTTTTTTTTGTGAATTTAGATCAGGATTCCGGGAATCTATTCCTTAAACCAACCGGAATACATCACATAATTATTGGCGATGCGCTGTACTTCGCCAGCGAATAGTTCCGGTGAAAGCGTTTTTACTTTTTTGGCGGGAATTCCGGCATAAATACTCCAGGATTCAACGCGTGTATTTTCCAGTAATACAGCCCCTGCCGCAATAATACAATTTGCTTCGATGTAACAATTATCCATCACAATGGCGCCCATTCCAATGAGCACATTGTCTTCAACAGTACAGCCGTGGACCAGCGCATTATGTCCAACCGAAACATTGTTTCCCAAAACCGTTTTGGTTTTTTCGTAGGTGCAATGAATCACCGCGCCGTCCTGGATATTGACCTGGTTTCCCATGCGAATGGAATTTACATCACCGCGTATGACAGCGTTGAACCACACCGAACAACGATCACCCATGATCACATCACCCACCACTGTTGCGTTTTCTGCCAACCAAACGTCAGCACCAAATTGAGGTTCGATTCCCCTGCACGATTTCACAAGCGCCATTTGTTGTTTTTTAGAATCTAAAATTACCAATCCTGAAGGAGAATTATCAATTATGAATGATTAATTATCAAGTGGGCCTACTTCACTTTATAATTCATAATTAAATTGTAACCTCGTTGATTTCGCGCCGTATATGCGAAATCAATACCTGGATGTTACATTATGAGAAAAACAAACAAACTTCTGGCGATTATACTGATACCTACCCTGCTTGTACAATCGTGCGTAGTTTCCGGACCCAAATACACACGCGTGGAAAAGGTAATGGAACTCAGTCCCGGAATGAGTTTGCAAACGGTAAATGCCAAACTGGGCATCAAACCTTACGATATTTACATCTACGATTCCACGGGTAACCATTCCTACATTTACAAGTACCGCACCACTGACAGAAAAACGGTTCCTTTCCTGCTGAAAGATACCAACGGCCGAAAATCGTTGGGTAAATACATGGACCTGGTTGCATATTATGATTCAACCAATATTGCTTACCGCTTCGAATCGAAACCAACCGATTCCAAACTGGATGAAAAACGGCTGAATGTGAATACAATCGTTACCATTATTACGGTGATTGTGCCAACGGTGCTGGTTTATTTGGGAATACAGAAAGAACAAAGCGAATAAAGAATTGGAAATAGTAGGGGGCAACTCGCGAGTCGCCCCCTACTATTTCCAATTCAACAACTCCATCTCAGCAGAAACCGCCGAAGCATAGCGCAATTGCAGTGAACGAATGATTTTTTCCATGGCGCCCCAATTCGAATGACGGTAAGCACTCAGCGCAATGATTGATCTTCCTGGTGAATGTCCTGCCTCGTTTACAATCCGTTTAAAAGAACCGGTTTTATCCGGAAACGTACGCTTATAATTTTCGGGAATGAGTGTATACCCGGTGTTGGCATCTACCATGCGCATGAGCATATCCAGATTTCCTCCGGCGTAATTCCAGTCGTCTGATTGCTGATCGGCCAGCGAACAGAAATGCATCATCTGGGTGCGAAGGCAATTTCCTTTTGTCAGCAACCACGGGTGCAGTTCCTGTAATTCGTTAACAGTAATTCGATCATAATTCCAATCGTTGAGATACGCCACAATTTCTTCACTGTAAAGTGGAATGGTTCGCCATTTGGTTGTTTCTACCGGCCCGGCAAGAATGGCTAAATCAATTTTACGCGTTTCCAGTGCCTCC
Encoded proteins:
- a CDS encoding gamma carbonic anhydrase family protein, which encodes MALVKSCRGIEPQFGADVWLAENATVVGDVIMGDRCSVWFNAVIRGDVNSIRMGNQVNIQDGAVIHCTYEKTKTVLGNNVSVGHNALVHGCTVEDNVLIGMGAIVMDNCYIEANCIIAAGAVLLENTRVESWSIYAGIPAKKVKTLSPELFAGEVQRIANNYVMYSGWFKE